Below is a genomic region from Amycolatopsis sp. 195334CR.
CGGTGACCTGGTCCGCTGGGCGCCCGAGGGCGAACTCGAGTTCATCGGCCGTGCCGACGACCAGGTGAAGATCCGCGGGTTCCGGATCGAGCCGGGTGAGGTGGAAGCCGCGCTCGACGCGCATCCGGACGTCGCGCACACGGTGGTGCTGGCGCGGGAGGACCAGCCGGGCGTCAAGCGACTGGTGGCCTACGTGGTGCCGGTGTCCTTTGTGGATCCTGTGGCACTGCGTGCCTTCGCCGCGGAGCGGCTGCCCGCCCACATGGTGCCCGCGGCGGTGGTGGTGCTCGACGAGTTCCCGCTGACGCCCAACAGCAAGGTCGACCGGAAGGCGCTGCCCGCACCGGAGTTCGCCGGTGAGGCCGAGTACGTGGCGCCGGGCGGGGGCGCGGAGGCCGTGCTCGCCGAGATCTGGTCGGATCTTCTCGGCCGGGACCGGATTGGCGTGCACGACAACTTCTTCGACCTCGGTGGCGATTCGATCCTGAGCATCCAGGTGGTCTCGCGGGCTCGCGAACGGGGACTGCGCCTGTCGTCCCAGGAGGTGTTCCGCCACCCGACGATCGCCGCGCTGGCCGGGGTCGCCACCGCCGCCGAGGAAGCGGCGGACGACCAGCCGGTCAGCGGTGCCGTGCCGCTGACCCCGATCCAGCGCTGGTTCTTCGAAACCAGGGCGCACGCCCCGGACCGGTTCGACATGCCGTTGTTCCTGGAGCTGGCGCCGGGCGTCGACGAGCACGCGCTGCGAGCGGCGGCCGGCGCCCTGCTGGCGCACCACGACGCGCTGCGGATGCGGTTCGCGTTCGAGGACGGTGAATGGACGCAGTACAACCTGGCGGAGGACACGCTGTGGTTCTCCACTGTGGACGTTTCAGAGACGGACCTCGAAGCCGCGATTCGTGAGGCTCGTACCGGGTTGAGCATCATCGACGGGCCGATGATCCGGTTCGTCTTGTTCGACGCCGGACCCGGGGAACCGGCGCGGTTGCTCGTGGTGGCGCACCACCTCGTGGTCGACGGGGTGTCCTGGCGGGTGCTGCTGGCCGACCTGGAGTCGGGCTACCGGCAGGCGTCGCGCGGGGCCGAGATCGACCTGGGCGCGCGGACCACCTCCTTCCAGGACTGGTCGCGCCGGCTGGCCGAGCACACCGCGAACGGCGGGCTCGACGAGGAAGTGGCCTACTGGAACGAGGTCCGGGCGGTGCGCGTGCCGGACCTGCCCGCCGATCCCGCCGGGCGCAACACCATCGACCTGCGGGACGGGGTGGCCGCCGAGCTGACCGAGGCGGAGACCACCGCGCTGCTGCAGGCCGTGCCCGGCCGGTACCGCACGCAGGTCAACGACGTGCTGGTCGCCGCGCTGGCCGGGGCGGTGGCGGACTGGGCCGGAGTCGACCGCGTGCTGCTCAACCTGGAAGGGCACGGCCGGGAGGAGATCCTGGAGGAGGTGGACCTGTCCCGCACCGTCGGCTGGTTCACCACCATGTACCCGGTGGCGGTCGAGGTGCCCGGCGGCCGGACGTGGGACGGCCTGATCCGCTCGGTCAAGGCCGGGCTGCGCCGGGTGCCGCAGCGGGGGATCGGGTACAGCCTGCTGCGTTACGGGACCGGTGGTTCGCGGTTGGCGCCGGGGGCCGAACCGCAGATCGGCTTCAACTACCTCGGCAAGTTCGATCCCGGCGCGTCCGACGGCGTGATCGTTGGCGCGCTGCCGGTGCCGCACCTGCCCGAGGCGCCCGAGGTCGCGCCGCACCTGCTCGACGTGGTCTGCCGGGTGGCAGGCGGCCGGTTCTCCGTGGAGATCGCATACTCCAGGGAGAAGTTCGGCGCGGCGGCGATGCGGGAGCTGGCCGACGGGTTCGTCGGTGCCCTGCGTGCGGTGATCGAGCGGCGCTGACGCGAAACGGCCCGCCGGTGCGAAACCGGCGGGCCGTTCCGGGGCGGACGATCAGCGGAACTGCGAGAAGTACTGGTACTGGCTGGGCAGGGTGTCCACCAGGCTGGTGGCCTTGTCGCGGATCAGCTGGAACTCCTTGCGTGCCGCGGTGTCGTCGAGCAGGTCCAGTGCGGGGGAGGGGTGGACGGGGATGGCGCCACCGCCGAGCAGGATGCACATGTAGGAGTACGGCGGCAGGCCGTGGTAGTTCGGGAAGACGTTCTCGGAGTCGGGCAGCTTCGCCTGCCACCGCTCCAGCCGTTCGGCGAGCTGGTCGGGCACCGCGCGGGTCTTGGTGTCCTTCCAGTACGGCGTGTCCGCCTTGGCGGCGGCCTGGTAGTGCAGCACCAGGAACTCGCGCACGCCGTCCATCACGTTGCGGATGGCGGAGTTGTAGAGGTCGCGCAGGCGCGGATCCCAGTTGTCGCCGGGGAAGAACTTGACCAGCTGCTCGATCGCGTGGTGGATGAAGAAGATCCCGGTGGACTCCAGCGGCTCGACGAACCCGCTGGACAGGCCGACGGCCACGCAGTTGCGCACCCAGGAGTTGCGGGTGCGGCCGATCCGCATGGTGATGTGGTTGGCTTCCGCATCCTCGGCGGCCGGGCCGACGAAGGCGCGTAGCGTGCGCTCGGCCTCCTCGGGGTCGCAGTAGTCCTTGGCGTAGACGTAACCGGTGCCGATGCGGCCCTGCAGCGGGATGGTCCAGATCCAGCCGGAGTCCTGCGCGGTGGCCGTGGTGCACGGGCGGATGCCGCGCTTCTCCATGTCCAGCGGCACCTGGAGGGCGACCGCGCTGTCGTTGGGCAGGTGCTCCTGGTAGGACTCGAACGGCTCGCCGAGTGCCTTGTTGATCAGGAGCCCGCGGAAGCCGGTGCAGTCGATGAACAGGTCGCCGGTGATCGGGCCGTGGTCCTTGGTGACGATGTGGTCGATCCAGCCGCGCTCGTCCAGCGACACGTCCACCACGTCGTCGACGAGGTGCCGGGCACCGCGCCGGGTGGCGTAACCGGTCAGGTACTTGGCCAGCAGCGCCGCCTCGAAGTGGTAGGCGTAGGGGAACTGGGTCTTGCCCTGGTGCTCGGACATGGTGGTGCGCACCGCGTCCACGCCGCTGCCCTCGACGTACTCCTGGTCGATCAGGCTGCCGTCGAGGAAGCGCGGGCTGCGTTCCTCGTCGCAGAGCGCGGCCATGACGAAGCAGTCGCGGTCGAACCGCGCGCCGGGCCGGAGGCGGAGCCACCAGTCGGTCAGCGCGAACCCGTCCACCGTCGGCATCTGCTCGAACGGGTGGTAGAAGTGGTGGCCGGGTTTGCGCCAGTTCTCGAACCGCACGGCCAGTTTGTAGGTCGCGTTGCAGGCGGGCATCCACTCCCGTTCCTCCAGCCCGAGGAACTGGAAGAAGTGCCGGATGTCGCTGAAGGTGGCTTCGCCGACCCCGATCGTGCCGACCTTGCCCGATTCGACCAGGGTGACGTCGATCCGGTCCTTGAAGGCGGCCCGCAAGTAGGCGGCCGTCATCCAGCCGGCGGTACCACCGCCCACGATGACAATGCTCTTCGGCATCGGTGACTCCATTTTTCCTCGGAGGTCAATTCACCGCGAGAGCCTATTTCGGGCAGCATCGGCGAGCGACGGGCTTAAGCCTCGGCTAAAGTCCCGCGCCCGTTCGGCGGACTCCAGGTTCCCATGCGCGCCAGCCGGTTGACCAGCGTCGGCGGCGAACAGTGCGGGAGGCTATCCCCGTGCGGTAGCCCAGCCTGTACCCGGAATGAGGGGGCTGGTACTGGTGCCGTTCCACTGCGTGACGGATATGTTTCCGAGGAACGAATGGGGTGCCATGTATGCGCTGGAAATGGACACCGTGAGCAAGAACTTCGGGCCGGTCACCGCGCTCGACCGGATCAGCATCGGGGTGGCACGGGGTAGTTTCACCGCGGTCGTCGGCCGCGCCGGGTCGGGCCGGAGCACCCTGCTGCGGTGCGCGGCGGGGTTGTCCGCGCCGACTTCGGGCACGGTGTGGCGCGACGGGTCGGCGGTGGAGCTGGCCGTGCCGGGCGGGCCGGGGGAGCCGGGCACCCCGGCCGGTCCGGCCGGGGCGTGGCACGAGGAGGTGGTGACCGGCCTCGGCCTGGGCGACGCGGCGTCGGACCACGACGCCAGGGCGCGCCTGGCGCGGGCCCTGCTGCGCCGCCCGGGCCTGCTGTTGGTCGACGAGCCGACGCGCGGGGTCGGCACCGGCTACCGGAGCGGCGCCATCCGCCTGCTCCGGCGGCTGGTCGACCGGTACACCAGGACGGTGCTGGTCACCACCGCCGACCCCGCGGTGGCGGCGGCGGCCGATGTCGCGCTTTTCCTGGAAGGCGGCCGGTTCGTCGACGCCATCGACACCCCGACGGTGGGCCAGGTGGCGGGCCGCCTGACCGGGCGCCGGTGACTCGCTCGGACCTGATGGCGGGCGGACCCTGGTGATCCGGCCGGACTCCGATGGCGGGCCGCCCGGCGGGGCGCCGGTGATCCGGTCGGATTCCGATGGCGGGCTGCCTGGCTGGGTGCCAGTCCGAGTCCGATGGCTGGCCACCTGGCCGGGCGCCGGTGATCCGGCCGGACCCCGATGGCGGGCCGCCTGGCTGGGTGCCGGTCCGAGTCCGATGGCAGGTCGGCTGGCTGGGCGACGGTGGTCCGGTCGGATTCCGATGGTGGGCCGCCTGGTGGGGTGCCGGAGACGGGGTCAGACTCCGACGGCCACCGGGTTGTCGGCGGGCGGGCTGCCCAGTGCCTCACAGAGGTCCGGTGCGTCGAAGCCGTTGAGCAGCGCCAGGCCGAGCGGGGTGAGTGTGTGCAGCGCGGTGTTGAGTCGCCGGTGGGTGGTGATCAGGCCCGCCTCGCGCAGCACCGCGGTGTGCTGGCTCGCCGCGGCCGCGGAGATGTTGATCCGCCGCGCGAGTTCGCTGGTGGTGCAGCTCTCGGTCAGCGTGCGGATGATCGCCGCCCGGGTGCGGCCCACCAGCGCGCCCAGCGGCCGCGCGGATTCGGCGGCGGTCGCGGTGCCCCACAGGCCACCGGCCGCCGAGCGGTCGATCGGCACCGGGAACGCCAGCGTCGGCGGCCTGCCGTCACCGGCGGTGTCGATCAGCACGCCGGGCCGGTCGGCCAGGAACAACGACGGCACCAGCACCAGGCCGCGCCCGTCCAGCACCACCTCCTGGTCACGCGGGCTGGGAATGGACAGCGTCGGGCACGACCACTGCACGGTCGGGTGCAGGATCTCCAGGAACCGCTCGATCCCACCACCGAGGATGACCCGGCCGCGGGCGGCGGTGTCCGCCTCGACCTGCGCGCGCAGCCGCGCCCAGTACGGCGCGACGGCCACCTTGTGGAACGCGTGGATCGCGCTGAGCACGTTGTGCCGCTTGGCTTTCGCCAGTTTGCCGGTCGGATCGGGGCACGCGCCCGGGTGCTCGACCATGGCCAGCAGGTCGGGCACCGGGCGCACCACTCTGGCCAGGTTCACCAGAGAGCGTCCCCGCTGTCCCAGCCGGGCGTGCGTGCGCTCGCGCCAGGCGGCGAACTCGTCGCCGCCGCCGTTGCGGGCGAGCAGTTCGACCGCGAACAGCGTCTCGGCCACCGGGTCGACCGTGCTCGCGATTCTGGTGCGCGCCAGGTCTTCCACCGTGAAACGAAGGTGATACATCCGCCGATCCCCCAAGAGTTGTGGTGCGTGGCTGACAAACGGCCGGTCCGCCGCAGCCTTCCCCAGTGCGGCCGCGAACCGCTATCGACGACTGTCGTGGTGAAACCCCGGCCAGTCAGGGTAGCGGGTGGCTCCCGGTTTCGTCGGCCATTTACGCGAGCCGGCCGATGCTATCAGTCAATGGAAGACCGAGTAGCGGGGATTCTCAGATTCCGGGAGGATTTCTCGATGATTCCGCTGTTGTTCAATTCGGTGTACAGCTGTTCTCGTCACCGGGGTATTTAAGATGTCCGGAACGAGTTTGGTCCGAAGCTATCACCACGTTCGCCCGGGTGCGAGACGGCAGGCTATCCCTGTGCGGGTACAGCTGGCTATACCTCTTCCTGGCGTTCGGGGTGCGCACGATCGGGTAATTCCGAGGGGTTGTCAATACGACGGCAGGGCGTTTTTTCTGGCAGTCGGTGAAACGTGGAGTATCACGAATTCGTACGCGCGCGGAAACGGTGGGTGATCTTCCGGCGAAATGTCACGCAGCGGGGGTGGATGATCACCGGTGGTACTGGCGGACGGCCGGACCCGGGTCGGTGCCCTCGACCATGGCGGTGCCGAGCGGGGTACGCAGGTGCCTGGCCACCCCGTCCACCCGGCGGCTGACGACCAGCCCGGACGCGCGCAGCACGGCCAGGTTCCGCAGCGCGAGGTCGGCCGGGATGCCGGTGAGCTCGACCAGTTCCGCGGTGGTGCGCGGGGCGGCCAGCCCGTGCAGGAGGCGGGCGGGCAGCGAACCGAGCAGGTCGCGCAGGGCCCCGGTGCGCGCACTGCTCCGATCGGGTCTGGTGAACGGCGGGTACACCGGGATGGCCGTGCGGAGCAGCAGGGTCGCCGGGTGGTCCGCGGTCGGCTCCAGCAGGAGCGCCGGTCGGTCGCGCAGGAAGTGCACCGGGGACAGGCGCAGCCCGCGCCCGTCCAGCCGGATCTCCCGGTGCCGCTGGGCGGGCAGCGCCAGCACCGGGTTCCGCCAGTGCACGCCCGGGTCCAGTGTGCCCAGCAGGTGGTCGAGCCCGCTGGTGAGCAGCGTGTGCAGCCGGATCTCGTGATCGGCCTGCACCCGCGCGACGACCTGGTCCTGGTACGGCGCCACGGCGATCCGGTGGAACTCGTCGAGCGCGCGCCGGAGGTGGTGCGGTTCCGCGGGATCGGCGCGCCGCGCCATCGCCAGCATGTCCGGCACCGGGCGGAGCACCCGCGCGAGGTTGACCAGCGAACGCGCCTGCATCGGCAGTTCGGCCGCGGTGCGCTCCCGCCAGGCGGCGAACCGCCTGCCGCCGCCGCGGCCGGCGAACAGGTCCAGTGCCAGCACGGTTTCCAGCACCCGGTCCGGGGCCGGCCCGAGCGTGGTTCTGAGCAGGTCGTCGTCGGTGAACCGGATGTGCAACATGCTCCCCCAGCCGATGCCCATGACGCGGTTTTCGCCGGATGCGGTGATCACCGGCGGGACCGAGCTTAACCCGTTGCCGACGGCCCGTGGTACGGCCGAAAGCCGGGGTGCGTTCGCCGGTGATCTGCTCAGCGAAAAGGTTTTCGCGGGCCGGGGAGAACGCTACCGTTGGCCGGGCGCCCGCACACGACACGCGTTCGGGGAACAAATCGCGGCCGGTGCGCGCTGGGGGGTTTCATCGGCGAACCGTGAAGGGGGAGCGGTGCGTCCGGATCAGGACGTGGCGGAACCGGGAACGGGCGGGGTTTCGCGTCCGGCGAGAAGGGCGTTGCGGCAGGTCTGCGCGCGCGTCGCGGTGGTTTTCCGATTGTCCGCGGCGGGGTGCGCGCTGGTCGCCGCGCCGGCCGGTTTTGCGCCACCGGCGAATTCCCGCGCAGTGGCCGCCGCGGTGGTACTGCTGGTGTGCTGGGCGGCGGTGTTCGCGCACCAGGTCCGCCGCCGCGGGCTGCGGCCGTGGCTGGCGGCCGTGGACGTCGGACTGGTCGCGGTGCTCTGCGGGGCGCAGTCCTGGTTGCTGCCCGCGGCCGCGCTGCCCGGCGGTGGCGCCACCGGCTGGGTGGTGATGGTGGCCAGCAGTTCGGTTTTCGTGGCGCAGTTGGCCCTGCGCCCGGTCGCCGGGCTGACCGCGACGGCGGTGGTGGTCACCGGGTACTGCGCGGGCGCGCCGTCGAGCCCGGACATGCTGGTGGTGCTGGGGTGCCAGGGTGTGCTGCTGGCCGGTGCGGTGCACCTGCTCCGCCAGGCGGGCGACGCGGCCGATCTGGCCTGGGCGGAGCGGTCGGCGCACCGGGTGCGCGCCACCGTGGACGCGGCGGTGCGCGCGGACGAACTGGCGAACCAGCGTCGCCTGCACGACACCGGCTTGGCCACGCTGACCATGGTGGCCACCGGCGCGATCGCCAGCAGTTCGCCCGCGCTGCGCGAGCGAGCCGACGCCGACGCCGATGTGGTGGCGGCACTGCGTACGCGGCCGACCGTGCGCGAAGAGGAGAGTGGCGACACAGCCCGGCTGGATCTCGCGCTGCGTGCGGCCGGGCTGATTCCCCGTCCCGGTCTGCCCGAGCTCCGGGTCGATCTCGACGTGCGGCCGATCACCCTTCCCGCCGGCGTGGTGGCCGCGTTCGCCGACGCCACCGCCGAAGCGCTGACCAACGTCGCGCGGCATTCGGGGGAATCACGGGCCCGCGTGTCCGTGCGACCGGGCCGGGGAACCGTGGTGGAGATCGAGGATTCCGGCGTCGGCTTCGATCCGGCCGCGGTCCCGGCGGCGAGCCGCGGGCTCCGGCTCTCGGTGGTCGAGCGCCTGCGGGCGGCGGGCGGGCACGCGGAAATACGGTCCGGCGGCGGAACGGGCACGGTGGTCCGGTTGCGGTGGCCCGATGTCCGGTGAGGCGCGCGCGCCGGTGGCGGTCTTCCGCTACCGGCGGATCGTCGAGCTGTCGGTGATCGCGGTCGCGGTGAGCTGGCACTTCGGGGTGAACCTCGGCCAGCTGGCAGGGCATCTGCCCGCCTACCGGAATCCGGTGCTGCCGCTGGTTTCCTGGTGCGGGCTGGGGGTGATCACCGCGGTCGGCGGGGCCTCGCTGTTCCGCGGTGGCCGGGGATCGCGCCTGGCCGGTCCGCTCGCCGTGGTGGCGCTCGCGTGCAGCGGCCTGACCACCGCGGCGAGCCTGCCCGGTGACGTGATCGGGCCGCTGAGCTGGTCGTGGGGCACGGTCGGCTGGTGCGGGCTGGTGCTCCTGCTGCGACGGCCGTCGTGGGCGCTCGCGGCGTTCTTCGCCGGCAACATCGGCCTGACCGCGGCGTTCCTGGCCGGGGCGGGCCAGTTCGACCGGGTGGCCGCGGCGCGCTTCCTCACCGTGGTCTGTACCACCACCGGCATCCAGCTGTGCGTGGTGCTGATGGACCGGCTGATGCGCCGGATCACGCTGCGCGCGGTGAACGCCGACGACGAGCGGGTGCGGCTGCTCGCGGCGAGCATCGCCGCGCGGCAGGTCCACCTGCGGCGCCGGTCGCGGTACGCCTACCTGGCCGCCGAGTTCGAGCCGCTGCTGCGCGGCCTCGCCGACGGCGGCCTCGACCCGGCCGATCCCGCCGTGCAGCACCGGTGTGCGCTCTCCGCCGCGCGGATGCGGCGGCTGTGGGCGGAAACGGACGAGACCGTCGACCCGCTGCTGCACGAACTCCGTGCCTGCGCGGACATCGCCGAGCGGCGCGGGGTGGCGGTCGAATTCCTGACTTCGGGGCCACTGCCCGTTCTCCCGCCGGAGAGCAGGCGGCTGCTCACCGAGGCACCGCTGGAAGTGCTGACCGCGGCGCGCACGCGGGCCCGCGTGACCGTGCTGGGCGATGCGGACGCGATCACCCTGAGCGTGGTGGCCGACGTCGACCCGGCGACCGCGATTCCGCCGCGGGAGCACCGGAAACTGACCGTCACCGCGCAATGGGAGGAGGACGAGCTGTGGATCGAAGCGCGCTGGGCACTCCCATCCGCGTTGTCGTCGTCGACGACCACCCCGTCGTGATCGAGGGTGTCCGCGCCTGGCTGGCGCGGGAACCCCGGGTCCGGGTGGTGGCGGCGGTCGACTCGCCGGAGGACCTGGACCGGGAGTCGCTGGCGGCCGCCGACATCGCCCTGCTCGACCTCAACCTCGGCGGGCGGACGCGGTTCGACAACATCGGCAGGCTCACCGGCGCCGGGCTCAAGGTGATCGTCTATTCGCAGTTCACCGACCAGGACACCGTGCTGCGCGTGCTGTCCTCCGGTGCCAGGGAGTTCGTCGCGAAGAACGAGGGCGGCGAGCACCTGCTGGGCGTGGTGCTGGCGGTGGCGACCGACGAGCCCTACGTCACGCCGACCACGGCCGGTGCGCTCGTGGCCGACGACGCGGCCGACCGCCCCCGGCTCTCGGAGCGGGAGCGGACCGCGCTGCTGCTGTGGTTCCAGTCGAAGTCGAAGGCCGCGGTGGCCAGGCGGATGCGGGTTTCCCCGCACACGGTGGACATGTTCATCCGGCGGGCCCGGCTGAAGTACAGCCAGGCGGGCCGGTCCGCGCACACGAAGTCGGATCTGCTGGCCCGGGCGATCGAGGACGAGCTGGTGCGCCCGGAGGACCTACTGGACGACACCACCGGCGGCGACTGAGCCCGGTGCGCCGAGGAGTTCGCGGCGGCGCACCAGGAGCAGCATCGGCCCGGTCATGGCGGTGGTGACCAGCGCCATCACCACCAGGGCGAGGAACACCGCCGGGGAGAGGATGCCCGCGCTGTACCCGGCTTGCAGCACCACGAGTTCGGTGAGGCCACGGGTGTTGAGCAGGACGCCGACGGTGGTGGCGACGGGTTTGCTTTCCCCGCCCAGTCGGGCGCCGAGCAGTCCGCCGCCGAGCTTGCCCGCGACGGCCAGCACCACGGCGGGGACGATCAGTTCCGCGTGCAGCGCCGGCGTGGACCGGGTGAACACGTCGATCCCGGCCACGACGAAGAACACCGGCACCAGCGCGCGCCCGACCCGGCTGACCCGGTGCACGATGGCGGCCCAGGCGTCGCCGCCCGGGATGGCGAGGCCGACGAGCACCGCGCCGATCACCCCGGTGAGCCCCCAGTGCTCCAGCGTGGTGGCGGTGGCCAGGGCGATCCCGGCCAGGAAGAGCGCGGTGGTCCGGGGGAAGCGCGCCGGGGTCCAGGTCCCGAGCAGCCGCCGGCTCAGCAGGGCCAGGCCGAGTCCGGCGGCCAGGACGGCGAGGGCGATCCCGGCGTCGGCCAGCCCGTTGCCCGCAACGCCGATGGCGAGGCCGAGCATCAGCCACGAAATGCCGTCGATGATCACGGCGGTGGTCATGGAGAGCCGTCCGGCCCGGGTGTCGGCGAGCGAGTGCTCGGTGAGGATCCTGGCCAGCACGGGAACCGCGGTGACGGACAGGGCGACCGCCATCATCAGGACCAGCGCGAGCGGTGACGACCCGCCGCGCAGTTCCGGTCCGCCCGCCAGCAGGAGCCAGCCGCCGAGGGCCGCGCCGAGCAGCAGCGGGGGCAGCAGGGCGCCGCCGACGGTCCAGCCGACCGCGCGTTTCGGCAGCCCGGACCGCCCGAGCTGGAGGTGGTGCGCCACGCCGACGAGGTAGAGCGCGAGACCGGCCTGGCCCGCGACGCGGAGGCCGTCGGAGACGGAGCCAGGCAGCACGACGTCGAAGCCGGACCGCCCGGCGATGGCGATGATCACCGGCCCGGTGACCAGTCCGGCGAGGATTTCGCCGATCACGGGTGGTTGCCGCAGCAGTTTCGCCAGTGCGCGGGCCAGGTGCGCGAACAGCAGCACGACCGCCACGGCCGCGGCGAGGTGCAGCAGGAATCCGGGTTCGGGTAACCGCATGGCGACCGCTTTCGTATTCGGCGAAGAAGGGCGGGTCGTGCGGTTACGCTAGATTCGCCGGGCAGGTGGCGGCCACGTGCTTAAGGGATCCGCGAAATGCGCTGGCCCGGCCCACGTGGACGTGGCGTGGGGGAGTCGCGAGTCCACGCGGGCCGGCGGCGACGGTCTTGCGGGAACCGTCGCCCGCTTTGTGCCCCGATAGTGCGGCGCCAGGCCATTTTATGAGTGGCCGGGAGACCGGCACCAGGTAGCAGGCCGGAGCTTCGGGGGTATAGCGGGCAGTACCCCAGGCCGCCGCGGGGCGCCGGACAATTCAGCTTCGTTACGGTTCGCGATTTCCGGTTAATAGGTGATGTTTTACTCTGGTCACGCGCTATCGGTACGGGTATAAGGTCGAGATGGAATCGGATCGGGCCCGCGGGAAGCCGATCACCCGGGTGCCCGGCCGCCGGTGCCAGCCGGTCACCCCGATCGAGGTTTACTCGCGAGTTCTTGATCGAATAGGGTGGTGGGGCCGATGCGGCTACGGTGGGCTTCGGCTCCGAAAGGACAGCGATGATCCATCAGGCGGGAGCCAGGTCGTATGAGCATTCCTCCGACCTGGCGGCCGGCGCGGCCGACGCCACCGTGAACTACGCCCTCGAACTGGACGCCGTCACCTGGGGCACCGGGGACCGGCCGGTGCTGGCCGGGGTGACGATCGGACTGGCCGAGGGCAGTTTCACCAGCCTGTTCGGCCGTCCGGGCGCGGGCAAGAGCACGGTGCTCGCCTGCGCCGCCGGGATCGAGCGGCCCGAGTCGGGCTCGGTGTGGCTCTACGACCGGGAAGTGACCGAGTACGAGCCGGGCGATCGCCCGCTGGCGCTGCTCACCGGCGATCTCCGGCCCGATCCGGCGAGAACGCTGCGCGAGCAGCTGAACGGCGGTGGGGACACCGCGTGGACCGAGGCGCTGGCGGGCTGGCTCGACCTGGGCGGGTCGCTCGACAGCTACCCCGGTGAGGTCTCCGCCGAGGTGGGTCACCGCGCCGCCGTGGCCGCCGCGCTGGCCTCCCGGCCGGGCGTGGTGCTGGCCGATGAGCCTTCCGATGAGCGGGTGGTTCGGCTGATGCGCAGGCTGGTCGATCTCCACGAGCGTACGGTGCTGGTGGCGACCGCCGATCCGGTGGTGGCCGCCACCGCCGACGTGGTGGTGTTCCTGGGTGAAGGCCGGTTGGTCGACGCCGTGAGCGCCCCTTCGGCCGAGTTGATCGAGGGCTATCGGGAGTAGCCGGGCACCAAGGGGGGAGGGGGCGTGCTGCTGCGCATCGTGTTCGAGCGCGCCGATCTGCAACGGGTCCGCATCGCGCCGGGGCCGGATCCGATGTGGGAGACGGTGCTCAGCCTGCACTGCGCGCGGGAGCGACCGGCGACCGCGCGGCTGGCCGCCTGGCGCGCGCGGGCGCGGAAACGAGTCCGCGAGGTCGAGGGGGCCCGCCGCTGGCTGAGCACGATGTTCGCGCTGGTGCCCCAGCGCGGCCCGTTCCCGGACTTCCTGACCCCCGGCGACCGGATCACCGATCTGGCCACCGGCTGCGAAGCCCTCGCCTGCACCCCGCGCGCGGCGCTGCGGGCCGACGTCGCCGCGGTGTTCGCCGACCGCCCGGCGCCGGACTGGGCCGGTGACCTCGCCGCCGGGCGCCTCGACCAGGTGCAGGCGGTGACCGAGGCGACGCGCCGGGCCCACGACCTGCTGGTGGCACCGCACTGGCCCGATCTGGCCGCCGCGGTGTCGGCCGACCGGGCCCGCCGCGCGGACACCCTGCTCACCACCGGCGTCGGCGGCATGCTCGCCGGGCTGCCCGGCGTGGTCGGCTGGGACGGCGGCGAACTGCTGATGCGCTACCCCGTCGACCGCACGGTGCACCTGTCGGGCCGCGGGCTCACCCTGGTGCCGTCCTACTTCTGCGCCGACCGCCCGGTCACCCTGATGGACCCCGACCGGGTGCCGGTGCTGGTCTACCGCGCGGCGGGGGAGGTACCGCCGGACCGCGGCGTGTCGCCGGAGCTGGTCAAGCTGCTCGGCCGCACCCGCGCGGAATGCCTGGGCGCGGTGGACGTCCCGCGCAGCACGAGCGAACTGGCCGCGCTGCTCGGCACCTCGGTCAGCGCGGCGAGCAAGCAGGCCACCGTGCTCCGCGAAGCCGGACTGCTGCGCAGTGAGCGCGACGGCGCGTCGGTGGTGCACAGCCTGACCCCGCTCGGCGCGGGGCTGCTGGACGGCCGGTACTTCGGGTGAAGTTTTCCCCGTGAGGCAAACCCGTGGCGTGCGTGCCGCGGT
It encodes:
- a CDS encoding ATP-binding cassette domain-containing protein, producing MDTVSKNFGPVTALDRISIGVARGSFTAVVGRAGSGRSTLLRCAAGLSAPTSGTVWRDGSAVELAVPGGPGEPGTPAGPAGAWHEEVVTGLGLGDAASDHDARARLARALLRRPGLLLVDEPTRGVGTGYRSGAIRLLRRLVDRYTRTVLVTTADPAVAAAADVALFLEGGRFVDAIDTPTVGQVAGRLTGRR
- a CDS encoding tryptophan halogenase family protein, whose amino-acid sequence is MPKSIVIVGGGTAGWMTAAYLRAAFKDRIDVTLVESGKVGTIGVGEATFSDIRHFFQFLGLEEREWMPACNATYKLAVRFENWRKPGHHFYHPFEQMPTVDGFALTDWWLRLRPGARFDRDCFVMAALCDEERSPRFLDGSLIDQEYVEGSGVDAVRTTMSEHQGKTQFPYAYHFEAALLAKYLTGYATRRGARHLVDDVVDVSLDERGWIDHIVTKDHGPITGDLFIDCTGFRGLLINKALGEPFESYQEHLPNDSAVALQVPLDMEKRGIRPCTTATAQDSGWIWTIPLQGRIGTGYVYAKDYCDPEEAERTLRAFVGPAAEDAEANHITMRIGRTRNSWVRNCVAVGLSSGFVEPLESTGIFFIHHAIEQLVKFFPGDNWDPRLRDLYNSAIRNVMDGVREFLVLHYQAAAKADTPYWKDTKTRAVPDQLAERLERWQAKLPDSENVFPNYHGLPPYSYMCILLGGGAIPVHPSPALDLLDDTAARKEFQLIRDKATSLVDTLPSQYQYFSQFR
- a CDS encoding sensor histidine kinase — its product is MRPDQDVAEPGTGGVSRPARRALRQVCARVAVVFRLSAAGCALVAAPAGFAPPANSRAVAAAVVLLVCWAAVFAHQVRRRGLRPWLAAVDVGLVAVLCGAQSWLLPAAALPGGGATGWVVMVASSSVFVAQLALRPVAGLTATAVVVTGYCAGAPSSPDMLVVLGCQGVLLAGAVHLLRQAGDAADLAWAERSAHRVRATVDAAVRADELANQRRLHDTGLATLTMVATGAIASSSPALRERADADADVVAALRTRPTVREEESGDTARLDLALRAAGLIPRPGLPELRVDLDVRPITLPAGVVAAFADATAEALTNVARHSGESRARVSVRPGRGTVVEIEDSGVGFDPAAVPAASRGLRLSVVERLRAAGGHAEIRSGGGTGTVVRLRWPDVR
- a CDS encoding LuxR C-terminal-related transcriptional regulator; translation: MIEGVRAWLAREPRVRVVAAVDSPEDLDRESLAAADIALLDLNLGGRTRFDNIGRLTGAGLKVIVYSQFTDQDTVLRVLSSGAREFVAKNEGGEHLLGVVLAVATDEPYVTPTTAGALVADDAADRPRLSERERTALLLWFQSKSKAAVARRMRVSPHTVDMFIRRARLKYSQAGRSAHTKSDLLARAIEDELVRPEDLLDDTTGGD
- a CDS encoding helix-turn-helix transcriptional regulator, which codes for MYHLRFTVEDLARTRIASTVDPVAETLFAVELLARNGGGDEFAAWRERTHARLGQRGRSLVNLARVVRPVPDLLAMVEHPGACPDPTGKLAKAKRHNVLSAIHAFHKVAVAPYWARLRAQVEADTAARGRVILGGGIERFLEILHPTVQWSCPTLSIPSPRDQEVVLDGRGLVLVPSLFLADRPGVLIDTAGDGRPPTLAFPVPIDRSAAGGLWGTATAAESARPLGALVGRTRAAIIRTLTESCTTSELARRINISAAAASQHTAVLREAGLITTHRRLNTALHTLTPLGLALLNGFDAPDLCEALGSPPADNPVAVGV